From a single Saimiri boliviensis isolate mSaiBol1 chromosome 7, mSaiBol1.pri, whole genome shotgun sequence genomic region:
- the RAPGEF3 gene encoding rap guanine nucleotide exchange factor 3 isoform X3: MGSWPWDLGSILGAKLWESARFCWMKVPSAMDRDAQFYRFPGPEPEPMGAHEMEEELAEAVALLSQRGPDALLSVALRKPPGQRTDEELDLIFEELLHIKAVAHLSNSVKRELAAVLLFEPHSKAGTVLFSQGDKGTSWYIIWKGSVNVVTHGKGLVTTLHEGDDFGQLALVNDAPRAATIILREDNCHFLRVDKQDFNRIIKDVEAKTMRLEEHGKVVLVLERASRGAGSSRPPTPGRNRYTVMSGTPEKILELLLEAMGPDSSAHDPTETFLSDFLLTHRVFMPSAQLCTALLHHFHAEPAGGSEQERSTYVCNKRQQILRLVSQWVALYGSMLHTDPVATSFLQKLSDLVSRDARLSNLLREQWPERRRHYRLENGCGNASPQMKVSAWPQLLSSAPSGLQAPPSPPTLRDSVPGICQFGSPTRTSPFPAAAVPSELGTKVGGLSQPGTARHLLPAVSVSLLLLSSLLTSVSLGQGGTLYSSGSVFQAAGCICLLHPSFCSGPPHLQLSLSGIPAIIAMAALSLWGGEIRQPFPQLSLVSSSVPYDICRPDHSVLTLQLPVTASVREVMAALAQEDGWTKGQVLVKVNSAGDATGLQPDARGVATSLGLNERLFVVNPQEVHELTPHPEQLGPTVGSAEGLDLVSAKDLAGQLTDHDWSLFNSIHQVELIHYVLGPQHLRDVTTANLERFMRRFNELQYWVATELCLCAVPGPRAQLLRKFIKLAAHLKEQKNLNSFFAVMFGLSNSAISRLAHTWERLPHKVRKLYSALERLLDPSWNHRVYRLALAKLSPPVIPFMPLLLKDMTFIHEGNHTLVENLINFEKMRMMARAARMLHHCRSHNPVPLSPLRSRVSHLHEDSQVARISTCSEQSLSTRSPASTWAYVQQLKVIDNQRELSRLSRELEP, encoded by the exons ATGGGATCTTGGCCCTGGGACTTGGGGTCCATTCTCGGAGCCAAGCTGTGGGAATCTGCCAGGTTCTGTTGGATGAAGGTGCCCTCTGCCATG GACCGAGATGCCCAATTCTACCGGTTCCCCGGGCCCGAGCCCGAGCCCATGGGAGCTCATGAGATGGAGGAGGAGTTGGCTGAAGCTGTGGCCTTGCTCTCCCAGCGGGGGCCTGATGCCCTGCTCAGTGTGGCACTCCGAAAGCC CCCAGGTCAGCGCACTGACGAAGAGCTGGACCTCATCTTTGAGGAGCTGCTGCACATCAAGGCCGTGGCTCACCTCTCCAACTCG GTGAAGCGAGAATTAGCGGCAGTTCTGCTCTTTGAACCACACAGCAAGGCCGGGACCGTGT TGTTCAGCCAGGGGGACAAGGGCACTTCGTGGTACATTATCTGGAAGGGTTCTGTCAACGTGGTGACACATGGCAAG GGACTGGTGACCACCCTGCATGAGGGAGATGACTTTGGACAGCTGGCTCTGGTGAATGACGCACCCCGGGCAGCCACCATCATCCTGCGAGAAGACAACTGTCATTTCCTGCGCGTGGACAAGCAGGACTTCAACCGCATCATCAAG GATGTGGAGGCCAAGACCATGCGGCTGGAAGAACACGGCAAAGTGGTGCTGGTTCTGGAGAGAGCCTCTCGGGGCGCTGGCTCTTCCCGACCCCCAACTCCAGGCAGGAACCG GTATACGGTGATGTCTGGCACCCCAGAGAAGATCCTAGAGCTTCTGTTGGAGGCCATGGGACCAGATTCCAGTGCTCATGACCCAACAG AGACATTCCTCAGCGACTTCCTCCTGACTCACAGGGTCTTCATGCCCAGCGCCCAACTCTGCACCGCCCTTCTGCACCA CTTCCATGCGGAGCCCGCGGGTGGCAGCGAGCAGGAGCGCAGCACCTACGTCTGCAACAAGAGGCAGCAGATCCTGCGGCTGGTCAGCCAGTGGGTGGCCCTGTATGGCTCCATGCTCCACACTGATCCTGTGGCCACCAGCTTCCTCCAG AAACTCTCAGACCTGGTGAGCAGGGATGCCCGACTCAGTAACCTGCTGAGGGAGCAGTGGCCAGAGAGGCGGCGGCACTACAG GTTGGAGAATGGCTGCGGGAATGCATCTCCTCAGATGAAGGTGTCTGCCTGGCCCCAGCTTCTTTCCTCTGCTCCTTCTGGACTGCAGGCCCCTCCTTCGCCCCCCACCCTGAGGGACTCTGT gcccGGCATCTGCCAATTTGGCTCCCCAACCAGGACGAGCCCCTTCCCGGCAGCAGCTGTGCCATCCGAGTTGGGGACAAAGGTTGGTGGTCTGAGCCAGCCAGGCACAGCCCGACATCTGCTCcctgctgtctctgtctctcttctcctgCTGTCGTCACTCTTGACCTCGGTGTCCCTCGGCCAAGGTGGCACGCTGTACTCTTCAGGGTCTGTGTTCCAGGCTGCTGGCTGTATCTGCCTCTTGCACCCCTCTTTTTGCTCAGGTCCCCCCCACCTGCAGCTCAGCCTCTCGGGGATTCCTGCTATCATTGCAATGGCTGCCCTCTCTCTCTGGGGTGGAGAGATCAGGCAGCCCTTCCCACAGCTCAGTCTGGTCTCCTCTTCAGTCCCCTATGACATCTGCCGGCCAGACCACTCGGTGTTGACCCTGCAGCTGCCTGTGACAGCCTCCGTGAGAGAGGTGATGGCAGCGCTGGCCCAGGAGGATGGCTGGACCAAGGGTCAGGTGCTGGTGAAGGTCAATTCTGCAGGTG ATGCCACTGGCCTGCAGCCAGATGCCCGTGGTGTGGCCACATCTCTGGGGCTCAACGAGCGGCTCTTTGTTGTCAACCCACAGGAAGTGCATGAGCTG ACCCCACAccctgagcagctggggcccACTGTGGGCTCTGCTGAGGGGCTGGACCTGGTGAGCGCCAAGGACCTGGCAGGCCAGCTGACGGACCACGACTGGAGCCTCTTCAACAGCATCCACCAG GTGGAGCTGATCCACTATGTGCTGGGCCCCCAGCATCTGCGGGACGTCACCACAGCCAACCTGGAGCGCTTCATGCGCCGCTTCAACGAGCTGCAGTACTGGGTGGCCACGGAGCTGTGTCTCTGCGCGGTGCCCGGCCCCCgggcccagctgctcaggaagttCATTAAGCTGGCGGCCCA TCTCAAGGAGCAGAAAAATCTCAATTCCTTCTTTGCCGTCATGTTTGGCCTCAGCAATTCAGCCATCAGCCGCCTAGCTCACACCTGGGAG CGGCTGCCACACAAAGTCCGGAAGCTGTATTCCGCCCTGGAGAGGCTGCTG GACCCCTCATGGAACCACCGGGTGTACCGGCTGGCCCTCGCCAAGCTCTCCCCTCCTGTCATCCCCTTCATGCCTCTTCTTCTCAAAG ACATGACCTTCATTCATGAGGGAAACCACACACTAGTGGAGAATCTCATCAACTTTGAGAAGATG CGAATGATGGCCAGAGCCGCACGGATGCTGCATCACTGCCGAAGCCACAACCCTG TGCCCCTCTCACCACTCAGAAGCCGAGTTTCTCACCTGCACGAGGACAGCCAGGTGGCGAGGATTTCCACCT GCTCGGAGCAGTCCCTGAGCACCCGGAGTCCAGCCAGTACCTGGGCTTATGTCCAGCAGCTGAAGGTCATCGACAACCAGCGGGAACTCTCCCGCCTCTCCCGGGAGCTGGAGCCATGA